Genomic DNA from Candidatus Aminicenantes bacterium:
CGGGTCTTCGTCCGAATTGCCGCCCGTCGCCGCCAGCATGTACGACTCGCCGTCCTTGTTCAGGTCGTTCAGGTCGGCCGGCTTCCAGGCGATCAGGCTCTGCTTGTTCCCGTCCATGTACTTGTAATAGCCGCCCTGGCATTGGAAGAAAAGGTTGTTGACCAGAGCCGTATCGGAGTTGCCGAAGGTGTTGGAGACGCCGAAGCCGGCCTCGTCGCCCTCCGTCTGGTTGAAGGCGAAGACGTTGTTCTCCATGATCGTCTGGCCCTGGCGGCCGACGAAGACGGACATGCCGCCGCCCTTCGAAGGATAGAACCAGCAGAAGGCGATCGTGCAATTCTTGATCTTGACGGCGGAATTGGGTTGGGCCGAGCGCGTGGCCACGGCGTTGTAGAACGTGTTGACGATGAAGGTGTTGACGATCTCATTGTCCTTGCCGCCCCAGGCGCAATAGACGCCGTCGCCGAGCGGATTGAGGATGATGCAGTTGCGGATCTTGATGTTGGGTTTGTTGGCCAGGAAGGCTACGCCCTTGTAGCTCTGGGCGATATTGATGTCGCCCTCGGCGCCGTAGACGTTGCGGCTTTCGCCGTTGAGGACAAAGCCGTCCACGATCAGGCCGCTGTGGTCGGCGTGCGAATCGCCGGCGATGATCCCTTCCGGCAGGCCGGTCCAGTCGCCGCGGAAGTCCTTGGCCCTCTCCAGGATGGTCGTATTTTTAAAAGGATCCCGGGCCGAGAAGTCGGCGCTGTAGCCGCCGACCAAGGTCAGGTTGGGAACCTTGACGACGAAATGGCCCGATCCGCCCTTGCCGTTATAGCGGCCTTGGGCGACGTGGATGACGTCGCCGCGAACGGCTTTCTCCAGGGCTTTCCAGGGATCGCCGAAGGGAGCCGCTTTGGTGCCGTCTCCGTCCGAACCGGCCTTGACGTACCAGTCGGCCGCTTGGGCCGCTGCGCAGATCAGACATCCGGCCGCGAGAATCGCCAGAATCTTCTTCATGAGCCTTGCTCCTCCCGATCCCCGGCCATCGATACGTTCGCGGCGCTCGAACTCCGATTTTTAATCGGGGAATAAAGCGCCGCTCAGTATGAACCCTGCTAATACCCCGGGCTCTAGCCCGGGGTATCAAGCGGGTTTATTCGATGGGGGCTGTGCCCTTTGCAGGGGGCTATCAAGTATCATTTCCAGCCTCCGGGCCCGTGTCAAGAGGATCCGACGGCTCGACCCTCGATCGCTCAGAACGAGAGGAAGAGGACCAGGACGATCAGCCAATAGATCCAAGCGCGCATCGGTCTCACTCGCAGAAGATGCGGACCTTGTCCTTGCCGTCCA
This window encodes:
- a CDS encoding right-handed parallel beta-helix repeat-containing protein is translated as MKKILAILAAGCLICAAAQAADWYVKAGSDGDGTKAAPFGDPWKALEKAVRGDVIHVAQGRYNGKGGSGHFVVKVPNLTLVGGYSADFSARDPFKNTTILERAKDFRGDWTGLPEGIIAGDSHADHSGLIVDGFVLNGESRNVYGAEGDINIAQSYKGVAFLANKPNIKIRNCIILNPLGDGVYCAWGGKDNEIVNTFIVNTFYNAVATRSAQPNSAVKIKNCTIAFCWFYPSKGGGMSVFVGRQGQTIMENNVFAFNQTEGDEAGFGVSNTFGNSDTALVNNLFFQCQGGYYKYMDGNKQSLIAWKPADLNDLNKDGESYMLAATGGNSDEDPKMSPDKAFFEKFSNFVASQPGKPNMDAMNEWRRSVGLPLQAEPGSKRKNYGMAYPLSAVAPNLVAKVKDRGVRLDGPFAVYGGGGTAAKAGEEAAPTAAAKDYAEVVFDAFKKGAAGVKQLAGKPVAFKAGLGMTATSWFLKAAPRENYACVRLLLPGETDATRRYVFGYLLKGSAADKDWAKLLKKRDSLNAEGVTIKGTAFYIGSDTYDYPVGILIDEVGK